Proteins encoded in a region of the Streptomyces sp. NBC_01298 genome:
- a CDS encoding DUF6232 family protein, which produces MPAPTQPVKAARREEFEAPDLVLRVSNRLLWVGEAVYPLHNIVRVQTYVLSPDRKKAAADFVPWLVLVLVFFAAQTVDGNALGMLATAAPVAFLAWFFVRRLTRPDLYVMGVETSGGPSAVVTLGDRAELRRLVARIVDAIEHPETEFSLYVAQPTVNIGHYVHIGDTANINGSGNIGVVKK; this is translated from the coding sequence GTGCCCGCGCCGACTCAGCCGGTGAAGGCGGCCCGGCGGGAGGAGTTCGAGGCGCCCGACCTCGTGCTGCGGGTCAGCAACCGCCTGCTCTGGGTGGGGGAGGCGGTCTATCCGCTGCACAACATCGTCCGGGTGCAGACCTACGTGCTCAGTCCCGACCGCAAGAAGGCCGCCGCCGACTTCGTGCCGTGGCTGGTCCTCGTGCTGGTGTTCTTCGCGGCGCAGACCGTGGACGGCAACGCGCTGGGCATGCTCGCCACGGCCGCTCCGGTGGCCTTCCTCGCCTGGTTCTTCGTGCGCCGGCTGACCCGGCCGGACCTGTACGTCATGGGCGTGGAGACCTCCGGTGGTCCCAGCGCGGTGGTGACCCTCGGGGACCGGGCCGAGCTGCGGAGGCTGGTGGCGCGGATCGTCGACGCCATCGAGCACCCGGAGACGGAGTTCTCCCTCTACGTCGCCCAGCCGACGGTGAACATCGGGCACTACGTCCACATCGGGGACACCGCGAACATCAACGGCTCGGGAAACATCGGAGTGGTGAAGAAATGA
- a CDS encoding AMP-dependent synthetase/ligase: MSARSPMDPMSPMSPVSPVSPMRGSETDGAVRPRTLALFTEWTGERYAAETALRHKGAEGRGEGCGEGRGEGRWEGVSYEQLRARVRESGRALLGLGVAPGERVAVLAETRPEWTYTHFGVLAAGAVLVPVYPTAGEEELAWVLSDSEAVVVVCDDPAQAARVEALRPKLPALRAVVEMDGLRALPGAAPEAELLARAAAVDPAADASIVYTSGTTGLPKGCRLTHANLGAIQDATLPLVKGGPGDSTYLYLPLAHLLAQLIQFTTLLEGGELCYFGGRIEDVIGELAEARPTHLPSVPRLFEKLHSVVLSLAESQEGGAARFAEAVRLGLLAAEGQLPVEDRAAYEAAEGSLYSLVRGAFGGRLKWALTGGAPIAPATLDFLRACGIAVFEGYGMTESGGVISLNHPDGVSYGSVGRPIAGCEVRIAEDGEVLARGPMIFPGYHANDTATAEALDGEGWLHTGDLGEVDGDGYLHITGRKKELIITSAGKNITPTELEFAVQRSRYVSRAVMIGDRRPHPVALITLDAEEIAAWAVRESVTLDPAAPGDHPAVRALVAEAVEAANATVSRPARVRAFRVLPGEFTVEAGTLTPTLKLRRRAVAERYAGEIEELYGG; the protein is encoded by the coding sequence ATGAGCGCGAGGAGCCCGATGGACCCGATGAGCCCGATGAGCCCGGTGAGCCCGGTGAGCCCGATGAGGGGGAGCGAGACGGACGGCGCCGTGCGGCCGCGCACGCTGGCGCTGTTCACGGAGTGGACGGGCGAGCGGTACGCGGCCGAGACCGCGCTGCGGCACAAGGGCGCGGAGGGCCGCGGGGAGGGCTGCGGGGAGGGCCGCGGGGAAGGGCGCTGGGAGGGCGTCTCCTACGAGCAACTCCGCGCCCGAGTAAGGGAGTCCGGGCGCGCCCTGCTCGGCCTGGGGGTAGCCCCCGGCGAGCGCGTCGCGGTCCTCGCGGAGACCCGGCCGGAGTGGACGTACACCCACTTCGGGGTCCTGGCCGCCGGCGCCGTCCTCGTGCCGGTGTACCCGACGGCCGGGGAGGAGGAGCTCGCCTGGGTGCTGTCGGACTCCGAGGCCGTGGTCGTCGTCTGCGACGACCCCGCGCAGGCGGCCCGGGTGGAGGCGCTGCGCCCGAAGCTCCCGGCGCTGCGCGCGGTGGTGGAGATGGACGGGCTGCGCGCCCTCCCCGGCGCGGCGCCCGAGGCCGAACTCCTGGCCCGCGCCGCCGCGGTGGACCCCGCCGCCGACGCCTCCATCGTCTACACCTCGGGCACCACCGGCCTGCCCAAGGGCTGCCGCCTCACGCACGCCAACCTCGGCGCGATCCAGGACGCGACGCTGCCGCTGGTCAAGGGCGGGCCGGGGGACTCCACGTACCTCTACCTTCCGCTCGCCCACCTGCTGGCCCAGCTCATCCAGTTCACCACCCTCCTGGAGGGCGGGGAGCTCTGCTACTTCGGCGGCCGGATCGAGGACGTCATCGGGGAGCTCGCCGAGGCCCGCCCGACGCATCTTCCGTCCGTACCGCGCCTGTTCGAGAAGCTGCACTCGGTGGTCCTGTCCCTCGCGGAGTCCCAGGAAGGCGGCGCCGCCCGCTTCGCGGAGGCGGTCCGGCTGGGGCTGCTGGCGGCGGAGGGGCAGTTGCCGGTGGAGGACCGCGCCGCGTACGAGGCTGCCGAGGGATCTCTGTACTCCCTGGTCAGGGGCGCCTTCGGAGGCCGCCTGAAATGGGCGCTGACGGGCGGGGCCCCGATCGCCCCGGCCACCCTCGACTTCCTGCGGGCCTGCGGGATCGCGGTCTTCGAGGGCTACGGCATGACGGAGTCGGGCGGGGTCATCAGCCTCAACCACCCGGACGGGGTCAGCTACGGGTCGGTGGGCCGCCCGATCGCCGGGTGCGAGGTCCGCATCGCGGAGGACGGGGAGGTCCTGGCCCGGGGGCCGATGATCTTCCCCGGGTACCACGCGAACGACACCGCGACGGCGGAGGCGCTGGACGGGGAGGGCTGGCTGCACACGGGCGACCTGGGGGAGGTGGACGGCGACGGCTACCTCCACATCACCGGCCGCAAGAAGGAGCTGATCATCACCTCGGCGGGCAAGAACATCACCCCGACCGAGCTGGAGTTCGCCGTGCAGCGCTCCCGCTACGTCTCCCGCGCCGTCATGATCGGCGACCGCCGCCCGCACCCGGTGGCCCTGATCACCCTGGACGCGGAGGAGATCGCCGCCTGGGCCGTACGCGAGTCGGTGACCCTGGACCCCGCCGCCCCCGGCGACCACCCGGCCGTACGGGCCCTCGTCGCGGAAGCGGTCGAGGCGGCCAACGCCACGGTCTCCCGCCCGGCCCGCGTCCGCGCCTTCCGGGTCCTGCCGGGGGAGTTCACCGTGGAGGCGGGGACGCTGACTCCGACGCTGAAACTCCGGCGGAGGGCGGTGGCGGAGCGGTACGCGGGGGAGATCGAGGAGCTGTACGGGGGGTGA
- a CDS encoding DUF6232 family protein gives MQLRISRRLLWVGQAAYPLHNIVRVQTVVLTPDRVRALIRFLRWAAVLTAAYFLLAWYAEDNTDYLYGDYGYEESTDSTVEALWGVGALAGMFLVGLLVHRLSRPDLHVMAVEVASGSLALVSLPDESQLDVVVQHVVHAIDHPEAEISIRMDRVEVNLKNYHFGDSVNINGGVGNSGVVRT, from the coding sequence GTGCAGCTGCGGATCAGCCGACGGCTGCTGTGGGTGGGGCAGGCCGCCTATCCGCTGCACAACATCGTCCGGGTGCAGACCGTCGTACTGACGCCGGACCGGGTGAGGGCCCTCATCCGGTTCCTGCGGTGGGCGGCGGTGCTGACCGCCGCCTACTTCCTGCTCGCGTGGTACGCGGAGGACAACACGGACTACTTGTACGGCGACTACGGCTACGAGGAAAGCACGGACTCCACCGTCGAGGCGCTGTGGGGCGTCGGGGCCCTCGCGGGGATGTTCCTCGTGGGGCTGCTCGTCCACCGGCTGAGCCGGCCGGACCTGCACGTCATGGCCGTGGAGGTCGCCAGCGGGTCCCTCGCGCTGGTGTCGCTGCCCGACGAAAGCCAGCTGGACGTGGTCGTCCAGCACGTGGTCCACGCCATCGACCACCCGGAGGCGGAGATCTCGATCCGGATGGACCGGGTGGAAGTGAACCTGAAGAACTACCACTTCGGCGACAGCGTGAACATCAACGGCGGGGTGGGCAACTCGGGGGTGGTGAGGACGTGA
- a CDS encoding sporulation protein, whose product MACRTFLSALGVNAPSVETVVENPKVSPGGTVRVVVTAVGGGADVDIERVRLEVVVRAEDLELGGKASWKHPYAVATVDLEGFRLPAGETVTVRGEVVLPWEMPLTHALGAPLAGGRAAIRTELAVDKSVDQGDFDEIEVHALPAQDAVLQAFTDLGFELREAEVKIGFLPEMAPRMESRQTLECWQEIDFIFPESWKPGRQELETVFVAREDSLDAHPGGLPAATFVYARLNQSAWTQKLEKHVLGHWPSR is encoded by the coding sequence ATGGCATGCCGCACGTTCCTGAGCGCTCTCGGCGTCAACGCGCCGAGCGTGGAGACGGTCGTCGAGAACCCGAAGGTCAGCCCGGGCGGGACCGTGCGCGTCGTGGTCACCGCCGTGGGCGGCGGCGCCGATGTGGACATCGAGCGGGTGCGGCTGGAGGTGGTCGTACGGGCAGAGGACCTCGAACTCGGCGGCAAGGCCTCCTGGAAGCACCCCTACGCGGTGGCGACGGTCGATCTCGAAGGCTTCCGACTGCCCGCCGGTGAGACGGTGACGGTCCGCGGTGAGGTCGTGCTGCCGTGGGAGATGCCGCTCACGCATGCGCTGGGCGCGCCCCTCGCGGGCGGACGGGCCGCGATCCGCACCGAGCTGGCGGTCGACAAGTCCGTGGACCAGGGCGACTTCGACGAGATCGAGGTGCACGCCCTGCCTGCGCAGGACGCCGTCCTCCAGGCCTTCACGGACCTGGGATTCGAGCTGCGCGAGGCCGAGGTCAAGATCGGGTTCCTGCCGGAGATGGCCCCGCGGATGGAGTCCCGGCAAACGCTGGAGTGCTGGCAGGAGATCGACTTCATCTTCCCGGAGTCCTGGAAGCCGGGGCGGCAGGAGCTGGAGACGGTCTTCGTCGCCCGTGAAGACTCCCTCGACGCCCACCCGGGCGGGCTCCCGGCGGCCACCTTCGTCTACGCGAGGCTGAACCAGTCGGCCTGGACGCAGAAGCTGGAGAAGCACGTGCTCGGCCACTGGCCGTCCCGCTGA
- a CDS encoding DUF397 domain-containing protein — MNTTDLAWFKSSYSSGEGGECLEVAFDWRKSSYSDGEGGQCVEVAGCADSVHIRDSKVQAGPQLAIAPGAWAAFLGGVTEEA, encoded by the coding sequence ATGAACACCACGGACCTGGCCTGGTTCAAGAGCAGCTACAGCTCCGGCGAGGGCGGCGAGTGCCTCGAAGTCGCCTTCGACTGGCGGAAGTCGAGCTATAGCGACGGCGAGGGCGGCCAGTGCGTAGAGGTCGCCGGCTGCGCCGACTCCGTCCACATCCGGGACTCCAAGGTCCAGGCCGGCCCCCAGCTGGCCATCGCCCCCGGGGCCTGGGCCGCGTTCCTCGGTGGGGTCACGGAAGAGGCGTAA
- a CDS encoding lipase family protein — translation MRIRSSALAAVAALALSAAIPTAATAAATAQAEEAAAARPGDIVSSAPSAFHPLPGQPTNTKAWKIHYNSTTADGAPNVVSGTVVVPQDGRTGPRPLITYAVGTVGMGDSCAPSNNLPYGTAMEANLIQQLTLRGWAVVVTDYEGLGTPGTHTYTVGPSAGHAVLDAARAATRLPEAGLSATTPVGIMGYSQGGQASSWAAELQGSYAPELQVKGTATGGVPADLLKVADFNNGSYGSGLIFMAAAGQDAAFPELKLDSYLNPAGKVLVGAMKDNCVAIDSIAGSFKRISDLTTRNPLAQPDWQARLNQSRLGRTAPAAPVYQYHALGDELIPYAVGSRLRSDWCARGTNLEFDTIWIGEHVSGVITQSLAAGNWLADRFAGRSTHPNC, via the coding sequence ATGCGCATCCGAAGCTCAGCACTCGCCGCAGTGGCCGCCCTGGCCCTCTCGGCCGCGATCCCCACCGCCGCCACCGCCGCCGCCACCGCCCAGGCGGAGGAGGCCGCCGCCGCCCGCCCCGGCGACATCGTCAGCAGCGCGCCGTCCGCCTTCCACCCGCTGCCCGGCCAGCCCACCAACACCAAGGCCTGGAAGATCCACTACAACTCGACGACCGCCGACGGAGCCCCGAACGTCGTCTCCGGCACCGTCGTCGTCCCGCAGGACGGCCGCACCGGCCCGCGCCCGCTGATCACCTACGCCGTCGGCACCGTCGGCATGGGCGACTCCTGCGCGCCGAGCAACAACCTCCCGTACGGCACCGCCATGGAGGCCAACCTCATCCAGCAGCTCACCCTGCGCGGCTGGGCCGTCGTCGTCACCGACTACGAGGGCCTCGGCACCCCCGGCACGCACACCTACACCGTCGGCCCCTCCGCCGGCCACGCCGTCCTCGACGCCGCCCGCGCGGCCACCCGCCTCCCCGAGGCCGGACTGTCCGCCACGACGCCCGTCGGCATCATGGGGTACTCCCAGGGCGGCCAGGCCAGCAGCTGGGCCGCCGAGCTGCAGGGCTCGTACGCACCGGAGTTGCAGGTCAAGGGCACCGCGACGGGTGGGGTTCCGGCCGACCTGCTGAAGGTCGCCGACTTCAACAACGGCTCCTACGGCTCCGGCCTCATCTTCATGGCCGCCGCCGGCCAGGACGCGGCCTTCCCGGAGCTGAAGCTCGACTCCTACCTCAACCCGGCCGGAAAGGTCCTGGTCGGCGCCATGAAGGACAACTGCGTCGCGATCGACTCCATCGCCGGCTCCTTCAAGCGGATCTCCGACCTGACCACCCGCAACCCGCTCGCGCAGCCGGACTGGCAGGCCCGCCTGAACCAGAGCAGGCTCGGGCGCACCGCCCCGGCCGCGCCCGTGTACCAGTACCACGCGCTCGGCGACGAGCTCATCCCGTACGCCGTCGGCAGCCGGCTGCGCTCCGACTGGTGCGCGCGGGGCACGAACCTCGAATTCGACACCATCTGGATCGGTGAGCACGTCAGCGGGGTCATCACGCAGTCCCTGGCGGCGGGCAACTGGCTCGCGGACCGTTTCGCAGGGCGCTCCACGCACCCGAACTGCTGA
- a CDS encoding AraC family transcriptional regulator: protein MGRRTVTVHHVRAVLAGARGRGLDVVPLLQEAQIPPLLLGDDRARVTPAQFARLFRALYRTTQDEFLGLSAVPSRPGTFAMMCRASLGCRDLGAAVERSATFYGLFPGGPELALEVEDGQAWFAVRNEFARDEERFLTECVLAIWHRLSSWLIGRRIPLAHASFAYPAPGHEEEYELLFDCPVRFGGTRTGAGAAVAFDAHWLTAPLVRDEPALDAMLRRAPFDLLSRPAYGTTVAEQVRRTLTQALRGSPRLPELGEVAARLAVSPATLRRRLQQEGTSFQQLKDHVRRDAAIAGLAEGREPIAELAARLGFSEDTAFHRAFRRWTGTTPGAYRIASGG from the coding sequence ATGGGGAGGCGGACGGTCACCGTGCACCACGTGCGTGCCGTGCTCGCGGGGGCGCGCGGCCGCGGGCTCGACGTCGTGCCGCTGCTCCAGGAGGCGCAGATTCCGCCGCTGCTGCTGGGCGACGACCGGGCGCGGGTGACACCGGCGCAGTTCGCGCGGCTGTTCCGGGCGCTGTACCGGACCACGCAGGACGAGTTCCTGGGCCTGTCGGCCGTCCCCAGCCGGCCCGGCACCTTCGCGATGATGTGCAGGGCCTCGCTCGGCTGCCGGGATCTCGGTGCGGCGGTGGAACGCTCCGCCACCTTCTACGGGCTGTTCCCGGGCGGGCCGGAGCTGGCGCTCGAAGTCGAGGACGGGCAGGCGTGGTTCGCGGTGCGCAACGAGTTCGCGCGGGACGAGGAGCGGTTCCTCACCGAGTGCGTGCTCGCCATCTGGCACCGGCTGAGCAGCTGGCTGATCGGCCGGCGCATCCCCCTGGCCCACGCCTCCTTCGCGTATCCGGCGCCGGGCCACGAGGAGGAGTACGAGCTGCTCTTCGACTGCCCGGTCCGCTTCGGCGGGACGCGCACGGGTGCGGGCGCGGCCGTGGCCTTCGACGCGCACTGGCTGACGGCCCCGCTGGTACGGGACGAGCCCGCGCTCGACGCGATGCTGCGGCGGGCCCCCTTCGACCTGCTCTCCCGGCCGGCGTACGGGACCACGGTCGCGGAGCAGGTCCGCCGGACCCTGACCCAGGCCCTGCGCGGCTCGCCGCGCCTGCCCGAACTGGGTGAGGTGGCGGCGCGCCTGGCGGTGTCACCGGCGACGCTGCGGCGACGGCTCCAGCAGGAGGGCACGTCCTTCCAGCAGCTGAAGGACCACGTCCGGCGCGATGCGGCGATCGCCGGACTGGCGGAGGGCCGCGAGCCCATCGCGGAGCTGGCGGCCCGGCTGGGCTTCTCGGAGGACACGGCCTTCCACCGCGCCTTCCGCCGCTGGACGGGCACCACCCCGGGGGCGTACCGGATCGCTTCGGGAGGGTAG
- a CDS encoding tetratricopeptide repeat protein has product MIPRRAGSFQDRAEVRQLSSAVEGGGTAVLCQVLAGMGGVGKTQLAADHARRAWATGQVDLLVWVTAATRQAVIDAYSRAAADILHTDPADPERAAQAFLAWLEPKPVPGPRWLIVLDDVADPADLRDLWPPVHAVGRTLVTTRRRDAALATHGRLVPVGLFTPAEATAHLRQALAAQGRDEPEANLAALAEDLGHLPLALSQAAAYLVDTHITVARYRARLADRARHLADLLPEPDALPDDQATPATAAWSLSVDRADELRPAGLARPMLQLAAMLDPNGIPHRVLAGEAALRYLTGHRAFLHRHSPAPEPPAVTEEEATGALRALHRMSLIDHSPDEAHQAVRVHQLVQRAVRDPLSPDHLDLLARIAAAALNNTWPETERDAVLAGALRANTTALNACAEGSLHQPAVHRVLYRLGDSLGRGGQVAAAVQHFQHLTDTATRYLGPDHPSTLTSRASLATWHGQAGDAVGAVETITLLVEDHLRVLGPDHPNTLTARSNLATLQGRAGNPAGAVAALGALLEDCVRVLGPDHPDTLTTRNNLASCLGEAGDPAGAVAAFTDLVEDYLRVLGPDHPNTLATRNNLAGWRGNAGDPAGAAAAFTALLEDQLRVLGPDDPTTLTTRFNLIHLRGEAGDPAGAADAAAALLEDRLRVLGPDHPDTLITRHKLAYLRGRAGNPAGAVTALTALLEDRLRVLGPDHPDTLTTRFSLAAWQGKAGDPSGAARSTAALMGDFLRLLGHRPSHTVTTRAHLTHWRREAEEE; this is encoded by the coding sequence GTGATCCCCCGCCGGGCCGGTTCGTTCCAGGACCGGGCCGAGGTGCGGCAGCTGAGCTCCGCCGTGGAGGGCGGCGGCACGGCGGTGCTCTGTCAGGTCCTGGCCGGGATGGGCGGGGTGGGCAAGACCCAGCTCGCGGCCGACCACGCCCGCCGCGCCTGGGCCACCGGGCAGGTCGACCTCCTGGTCTGGGTCACCGCCGCCACCCGCCAGGCCGTCATCGACGCCTACTCCCGGGCCGCCGCCGACATCCTGCACACGGACCCCGCCGACCCCGAGCGGGCCGCGCAGGCGTTCCTGGCCTGGCTCGAACCCAAGCCCGTACCCGGACCCCGCTGGCTGATCGTCCTGGACGACGTCGCCGACCCGGCCGACCTGCGCGACCTGTGGCCGCCCGTCCACGCGGTCGGCCGGACCCTGGTCACCACCCGGCGCCGCGACGCCGCCCTCGCCACCCACGGCCGTCTGGTCCCGGTGGGCCTGTTCACTCCCGCCGAGGCCACGGCCCACCTCCGGCAGGCCCTGGCCGCCCAGGGGCGCGACGAACCCGAGGCGAACCTCGCCGCCCTGGCCGAGGACCTGGGCCACCTCCCCCTCGCCCTGTCCCAGGCCGCCGCCTACCTCGTCGACACCCACATCACGGTCGCCCGCTACCGCGCCCGCCTCGCCGACCGCGCGCGCCACCTGGCCGACCTGCTCCCCGAGCCCGACGCCCTGCCCGACGACCAGGCCACCCCCGCGACGGCCGCCTGGTCCCTGTCCGTGGACCGCGCGGACGAGCTCCGCCCGGCGGGCCTGGCGCGGCCGATGCTCCAGCTCGCGGCGATGCTCGACCCGAACGGGATCCCGCACCGGGTCCTGGCCGGTGAAGCGGCCCTCAGGTACCTCACGGGGCACCGCGCGTTCCTGCACCGCCACAGCCCCGCCCCGGAACCCCCCGCGGTCACCGAGGAGGAGGCGACCGGAGCGCTGCGGGCGCTCCACCGCATGAGCCTGATCGACCACTCGCCCGACGAGGCCCACCAGGCCGTACGCGTTCACCAGCTCGTCCAGCGGGCCGTACGCGACCCGCTCTCCCCCGATCACCTGGACCTGCTCGCGCGCATCGCGGCCGCCGCTCTGAACAACACCTGGCCCGAGACGGAACGCGACGCCGTTCTGGCCGGCGCCCTGCGCGCCAACACCACGGCTCTGAACGCGTGCGCCGAAGGTTCGCTGCACCAGCCCGCCGTCCACCGGGTGCTGTACCGCCTCGGAGACAGCCTCGGACGGGGCGGGCAAGTGGCCGCCGCCGTCCAGCACTTCCAGCACCTCACGGACACCGCCACCCGCTACTTGGGCCCGGACCACCCCAGCACCCTCACCAGCCGGGCCAGCCTCGCCACCTGGCACGGGCAGGCGGGGGACGCCGTTGGGGCCGTGGAGACCATCACCCTCCTGGTGGAGGACCACCTTCGCGTACTGGGCCCGGACCACCCCAACACCCTGACCGCCCGTTCCAACCTGGCCACCTTGCAGGGAAGGGCGGGGAATCCGGCCGGGGCGGTCGCCGCACTCGGTGCCCTGCTGGAGGACTGCGTGCGGGTCCTGGGCCCGGACCACCCGGACACCCTCACCACCCGGAACAACCTCGCCTCCTGCCTCGGCGAGGCGGGGGACCCGGCCGGGGCCGTGGCCGCGTTCACCGACCTGGTGGAGGACTACCTGCGGGTGCTGGGCCCGGACCACCCCAACACGCTCGCGACCCGGAACAACCTGGCGGGCTGGCGCGGGAACGCGGGCGATCCGGCCGGGGCCGCAGCCGCGTTCACCGCGCTGCTGGAGGACCAACTGCGGGTCCTGGGGCCGGACGATCCCACCACCCTCACCACCCGCTTCAACCTCATCCATCTGCGGGGCGAGGCCGGCGATCCGGCCGGGGCCGCGGACGCGGCCGCCGCCCTGCTGGAGGACCGCCTGCGGGTGCTGGGCCCGGACCACCCCGACACCCTCATCACCCGGCACAAGCTCGCCTACTTGCGGGGCCGGGCGGGGAATCCGGCCGGGGCGGTCACCGCACTCACCGCCCTGCTGGAGGACCGCCTGCGGGTGCTGGGCCCGGACCACCCCGACACCCTCACCACCCGCTTCAGCCTCGCCGCCTGGCAGGGCAAGGCAGGAGATCCGAGCGGGGCGGCCAGGAGCACCGCCGCCCTGATGGGGGACTTCCTGCGCCTACTGGGCCATCGGCCGTCCCACACCGTCACCACCCGGGCGCACCTCACCCACTGGCGCCGGGAGGCCGAGGAGGAATGA
- a CDS encoding helix-turn-helix domain-containing protein: protein MNDLSEREEEPERPVEVDGTAYLFKALGKMIKVLRERAGLQQKELAALVHVGEDLVSSIERGVRTPQPDFLTNVDRALGAGGVLNAAIPDVREALKRARTRHPDWFRDYAKAEAASNAIHDYSHQGVMGLLQTEGHARAVFEKRRPLLNEATIEKRLADRLDRQQIFERWPSPTFSFVLDESLLLRAVGGRVVHEGQLRRFLEIGRLRTVELQVMPFSRGEHTAMGGSFSLLHPKGRQQIAYTEVYGRPNLVTDPEQVRIYSERYGIIRAQALTPHESLALIEKMLGER, encoded by the coding sequence ATGAACGACCTGTCGGAGCGCGAGGAAGAGCCGGAACGACCGGTGGAGGTCGACGGCACCGCGTACCTCTTCAAGGCGCTCGGCAAAATGATCAAGGTGCTACGGGAACGGGCGGGCCTCCAGCAGAAGGAACTCGCGGCGCTCGTGCACGTGGGAGAGGACCTGGTGTCCTCGATCGAGCGGGGCGTACGGACACCCCAGCCCGACTTCCTGACGAACGTCGACCGAGCGCTGGGCGCCGGGGGCGTCCTGAACGCGGCGATCCCGGACGTGAGGGAGGCACTGAAGCGGGCCCGGACCCGGCACCCGGATTGGTTCCGGGACTACGCGAAGGCGGAGGCCGCCTCCAACGCCATCCACGACTACAGCCACCAGGGCGTGATGGGTCTCCTTCAGACGGAGGGGCACGCGCGCGCCGTCTTCGAGAAGCGGCGCCCGCTGCTGAACGAGGCGACCATCGAGAAGCGGCTCGCCGACCGACTGGACCGTCAGCAGATCTTCGAGCGGTGGCCGTCACCCACCTTCAGCTTCGTCCTGGACGAGAGCCTGTTGCTGCGCGCGGTGGGCGGCCGGGTCGTCCACGAGGGCCAGCTCCGACGGTTCCTGGAGATCGGACGGCTACGCACCGTGGAACTTCAGGTGATGCCGTTCAGTAGGGGTGAACACACAGCCATGGGCGGGTCGTTCAGCCTTCTCCACCCCAAGGGGCGTCAACAGATTGCCTACACGGAGGTCTACGGCCGCCCGAACCTGGTCACCGATCCCGAACAGGTCCGGATCTACAGCGAGCGCTATGGGATCATCCGGGCACAGGCACTCACGCCCCACGAGTCACTGGCCCTGATCGAGAAGATGCTGGGAGAACGGTAA
- a CDS encoding ATP-binding protein produces the protein MTTELSDMAPVEFRQHLSATPRGARLARRLVGVQLAAWGIPHGCALADDVELVVGELAANAVLHGQVPGRDFEVRLGYDGLRVRVEVSDARGERLPPEVEEAVDPWSAEGGRGLVLVRALAREWGVVPRASGGPGKTVWACL, from the coding sequence GTGACGACCGAATTGAGTGACATGGCGCCCGTGGAGTTCCGGCAGCACCTCTCCGCCACCCCGCGCGGGGCCCGGCTGGCCCGGCGGCTGGTCGGGGTGCAGCTCGCCGCCTGGGGGATTCCGCACGGCTGCGCGCTCGCGGACGATGTCGAGCTGGTGGTGGGGGAGCTGGCCGCGAACGCCGTGCTGCACGGGCAGGTGCCCGGACGGGACTTCGAGGTGCGGCTCGGCTACGACGGCCTACGGGTCCGGGTGGAGGTGAGCGACGCCCGGGGGGAACGGCTGCCGCCCGAGGTGGAGGAGGCCGTGGACCCCTGGTCGGCGGAGGGCGGGCGCGGGCTGGTGCTCGTCCGGGCCCTGGCGCGGGAGTGGGGCGTCGTGCCGAGGGCGTCGGGCGGGCCGGGGAAGACGGTGTGGGCGTGCTTGTGA